The following coding sequences lie in one Pseudomonas svalbardensis genomic window:
- a CDS encoding transposase, with product MFSCAGIDVSKDTLEVRINPQDVGASHLNTASDFLALIDWLKRYQVSRVLLEATGGYEREVMKALQAAGFEVLRINPRRARDFAKAMGQRAKTDPIDARLLAQFAEVIKSPSNRITSPEQDNLRALVQQRENFVQQQGDDIRRLKTASADTVKPCLRSHIDYLCQAIKSIEKLIRQTAKDLDSDKTARLCSVKGIGLVTAASLMAYLPELGEVGRHEIAALAGIAPYNDDSGKHEGPRHISGGRFAARRAMYMACWVVIQRQPEFKARYDALRHKGKCAKVALIACMRVLLIRLNAMIRDRTEWKQPLA from the coding sequence ATGTTTTCCTGCGCAGGCATCGATGTTTCCAAAGATACCCTTGAAGTTCGGATTAACCCGCAAGACGTTGGCGCGAGTCACCTCAATACCGCCAGTGATTTCCTTGCGCTGATTGACTGGTTAAAGCGCTATCAGGTCAGCCGCGTATTGCTGGAAGCCACCGGCGGCTATGAGCGAGAGGTCATGAAAGCGCTTCAGGCTGCCGGCTTCGAAGTCTTGCGGATCAACCCTCGCCGAGCCAGGGATTTTGCCAAGGCCATGGGGCAGCGCGCTAAAACCGACCCGATAGATGCGCGGCTGCTCGCGCAGTTTGCCGAAGTCATAAAGTCGCCAAGCAACCGAATCACCAGCCCTGAACAGGACAATTTGCGTGCGCTGGTACAGCAGCGCGAAAATTTTGTTCAGCAGCAAGGCGACGATATACGGCGCCTTAAAACAGCCTCTGCTGACACGGTAAAACCCTGTCTGCGAAGTCATATCGACTATTTATGCCAAGCCATAAAGTCGATAGAAAAGCTGATCCGTCAAACTGCTAAAGACCTGGACAGTGATAAAACGGCCCGTTTGTGCTCGGTCAAGGGTATAGGGCTCGTGACGGCAGCCAGCTTGATGGCCTACTTACCCGAACTGGGCGAGGTTGGACGGCACGAGATTGCAGCGCTGGCAGGCATAGCCCCCTACAACGACGACAGTGGCAAGCATGAAGGCCCCCGCCACATTAGCGGCGGCAGGTTTGCTGCGCGTCGGGCAATGTACATGGCGTGCTGGGTGGTGATTCAGCGACAGCCTGAGTTCAAAGCGCGGTATGACGCACTGCGTCATAAGGGTAAATGCGCAAAAGTAGCGCTCATCGCCTGTATGCGTGTGTTGTTGATACGGCTGAACGCCATGATCCGAGACCGAACTGAGTGGAAACAACCCTTGGCCTAA
- the gloA gene encoding lactoylglutathione lyase: MSLHELNTFPGVTAQPDTATQKFVFNHTMLRVKDITKSLDFYTRILGFSLVEKRDFPEAEFSLYFLALVDKNQIPADAAARTEWMKSIPGILELTHNHGTENDADFAYHNGNTDPRGFGHICISVPDIVAACERFEALGCDFQKRLNDGRMKSLAFIKDPDAYWVEIIQPAPL, from the coding sequence ATGAGCCTGCACGAATTGAACACCTTCCCAGGCGTGACTGCCCAACCTGATACCGCCACCCAGAAGTTCGTCTTCAACCACACCATGCTGCGGGTCAAGGACATCACCAAGTCCCTGGATTTCTACACGCGCATTTTGGGTTTCTCGCTGGTGGAAAAACGCGACTTCCCGGAAGCCGAGTTCAGCCTGTACTTCTTGGCGCTGGTCGATAAAAACCAGATCCCGGCCGACGCTGCTGCTCGCACCGAGTGGATGAAGTCGATCCCCGGAATTCTCGAGCTGACCCACAACCACGGCACCGAGAACGACGCGGATTTCGCTTACCACAACGGCAACACCGACCCGCGCGGTTTCGGTCACATCTGCATCTCGGTGCCGGATATCGTCGCTGCGTGCGAGCGCTTCGAAGCGCTGGGCTGCGACTTCCAGAAGCGCCTGAATGACGGCCGTATGAAGAGCCTGGCCTTTATCAAAGACCCGGATGCGTACTGGGTTGAGATCATCCAGCCTGCACCGCTGTAA
- the ahpC gene encoding alkyl hydroperoxide reductase subunit C, with translation MPIINSQVKPFKADAFKNGDFVKVSDADLKGKWSVVFFYPADFTFVCPTELEDLADNYDAFQKLGVEIYSVSTDTHFAHAAWHNTSPAIGKIQYTMIGDPTHAISRNFDVLIEDAGLADRGTFVINPEGQIKIVELNDGGVGRDASELLRKIKAAQYVAAHPGQVCPAKWKEGEATLAPSLDLVGKI, from the coding sequence ATGCCTATCATCAACAGCCAAGTTAAACCGTTCAAAGCTGACGCCTTTAAAAATGGCGACTTCGTAAAAGTGTCGGACGCTGACCTGAAAGGCAAGTGGTCTGTCGTGTTCTTCTACCCTGCCGACTTCACCTTCGTTTGCCCGACCGAACTGGAAGACCTGGCTGACAACTACGACGCGTTCCAGAAGCTGGGCGTCGAGATCTACAGCGTTTCCACCGATACCCACTTTGCTCACGCTGCCTGGCACAACACTTCGCCAGCCATCGGCAAAATCCAGTACACCATGATCGGCGACCCGACTCACGCCATCTCCCGCAACTTCGACGTGCTGATCGAAGACGCTGGTCTGGCTGACCGTGGCACCTTCGTGATCAACCCAGAAGGTCAGATCAAAATCGTCGAACTGAACGACGGCGGCGTTGGCCGTGACGCTTCCGAGCTGCTGCGCAAAATCAAGGCTGCTCAGTACGTCGCTGCTCACCCAGGTCAGGTTTGCCCAGCCAAGTGGAAAGAAGGCGAGGCCACTCTGGCTCCGTCCCTGGACCTGGTCGGCAAGATCTAA
- the gorA gene encoding glutathione-disulfide reductase: MAYDFDLYVIGAGSGGVRAARFAAGFGAKVAVAESRYLGGTCVNVGCVPKKLLVYGAHFAEDFEQSQGFGWTPGEAKFDWATLIANKDREINRLNGIYRNLLVNSGVTLHEGHAKIVDPHQVEINGERYTAKNILIATGGWPQIPEISGHEHAISSNQAFFLKELPKRVLVVGGGYIAVEFAGIFHGLGAETTLLYRGELFLRGFDGAVRKHLQEELTKRGLDLQFNADIERIDKQSDGSLKVTLKDGRELEADCVFYATGRRPMLDNLGLENTGVKLDKKGFVEVDEQYQTAEPSILALGDVIGRVQLTPVALAEGMAVARRLFKPEQYRPVDYKMIPTAVFSLPNIGTVGFTEEEAREAGHDVVIFESRFRPMKLTLTECQERTLMKLVVDAKTDKVLGCHMVGPEAGEIVQGLAIALKAGASKRDFDETIGVHPTAAEEFVTMRTPVAG, encoded by the coding sequence ATGGCCTACGATTTTGACCTTTATGTGATTGGTGCCGGTTCCGGCGGCGTGCGGGCTGCGCGTTTTGCTGCCGGTTTTGGCGCGAAAGTAGCAGTGGCGGAGAGCCGCTACCTGGGTGGCACCTGTGTGAATGTCGGCTGTGTGCCGAAGAAGCTGCTGGTCTACGGCGCGCATTTCGCCGAAGACTTCGAGCAGTCGCAAGGTTTTGGCTGGACGCCGGGCGAAGCGAAGTTCGATTGGGCGACGCTGATCGCCAACAAGGATCGCGAGATCAATCGCCTGAACGGTATCTATCGCAATCTGCTGGTTAACAGTGGTGTGACCTTGCATGAAGGCCACGCCAAAATCGTTGATCCGCACCAGGTCGAGATCAATGGCGAGCGCTACACCGCCAAAAACATCCTGATTGCTACCGGTGGATGGCCACAGATTCCAGAAATTTCGGGGCATGAGCATGCAATCAGTTCCAACCAGGCGTTCTTCCTCAAAGAGCTGCCCAAGCGCGTTCTGGTGGTAGGCGGTGGTTACATCGCCGTCGAATTCGCCGGGATCTTCCACGGTCTGGGCGCCGAGACCACGTTGCTTTATCGCGGTGAGCTGTTTCTGCGCGGCTTCGACGGTGCCGTGCGCAAACACCTGCAGGAAGAGCTGACCAAGCGCGGTCTGGACCTGCAATTCAACGCCGACATCGAGCGTATCGACAAGCAGTCCGATGGCAGTCTGAAGGTGACCCTCAAGGACGGCCGTGAGCTGGAGGCGGATTGTGTGTTCTACGCCACCGGTCGCCGTCCGATGCTCGACAATCTTGGGCTGGAAAACACCGGGGTCAAACTCGACAAGAAAGGTTTCGTCGAGGTCGACGAGCAGTATCAGACGGCTGAACCGTCGATCCTGGCGCTTGGCGATGTGATCGGTCGGGTTCAGCTGACGCCGGTGGCGTTGGCGGAAGGCATGGCTGTGGCGCGACGTTTGTTCAAGCCTGAGCAGTATCGCCCGGTCGATTACAAGATGATCCCGACTGCGGTATTTAGCTTGCCGAACATCGGCACGGTCGGTTTCACCGAGGAAGAGGCCCGGGAGGCCGGTCACGATGTGGTGATCTTCGAAAGCCGCTTCCGTCCAATGAAACTGACCCTGACCGAATGCCAGGAGCGCACCTTGATGAAGTTGGTGGTGGACGCCAAGACCGACAAGGTTCTGGGTTGTCACATGGTCGGTCCGGAGGCTGGGGAAATTGTGCAGGGCTTGGCGATCGCCTTGAAAGCGGGTGCCTCCAAGCGCGATTTCGATGAAACCATCGGCGTGCACCCAACTGCCGCCGAAGAGTTCGTCACCATGCGCACGCCGGTTGCGGGTTAA
- the alkB gene encoding DNA oxidative demethylase AlkB — MRYDPMNPITFDLFADAEPEQQPRLDRIGEQSCVLRGFALPWLDQLLPALDAVLAVAPFRQMITPGGFTMSVALSSCGVLGWTTDRSGYRYTRNDPLTGKPWPKMPEVFLELAQAAAREAGFADFVPDSCLINRYVPGAKMSLHQDKDEVSYAAPIVSVSLGLPAMFLFGGFERSDKSQRVPLLHGDIVVWGGVDRLRYHGVLPIKDGQHPRLGEQRINFTFRTAG; from the coding sequence ATGCGTTATGACCCCATGAACCCGATCACCTTCGACTTGTTTGCCGACGCGGAACCCGAGCAGCAACCCAGGCTCGATCGTATCGGCGAACAGTCCTGCGTCCTCAGAGGCTTTGCCCTGCCCTGGCTGGATCAGTTGCTGCCCGCACTGGACGCAGTTCTGGCGGTGGCACCGTTTCGGCAGATGATCACGCCCGGGGGCTTTACCATGTCTGTCGCCTTGAGCAGTTGCGGCGTGCTGGGCTGGACCACCGACCGCAGCGGTTACCGTTATACCCGCAATGATCCGCTGACCGGGAAACCCTGGCCGAAAATGCCCGAGGTGTTTCTCGAATTGGCACAAGCGGCGGCGCGGGAAGCAGGGTTCGCGGATTTCGTGCCTGATTCCTGCCTGATCAACCGTTACGTTCCCGGGGCCAAGATGTCGTTGCACCAGGACAAAGACGAAGTTTCCTACGCGGCGCCCATCGTTTCAGTGTCCCTGGGATTACCGGCGATGTTCCTGTTCGGCGGCTTCGAACGCAGCGATAAAAGCCAGCGGGTGCCGCTGCTCCATGGCGACATCGTGGTCTGGGGTGGCGTGGATCGTTTGCGTTATCACGGGGTCTTGCCGATCAAGGACGGCCAACACCCGCGACTGGGCGAACAACGGATCAACTTCACCTTTCGTACCGCCGGATGA
- a CDS encoding 2OG-Fe(II) oxygenase — MSERSLDGLDWEALEQQLDQDGCAIIRSLLSHETCDEISALYARPEPFRSQVVMARHGFGRGEYKYFKYPLPDVVTRLRSTLYPRLVPIANRWYERMDLPTRFPETHEAFLERCHAAGQERPTPLLLQYGPQDYNCLHQDLYGEHVFPLQVAILLSEPDDDFTGGEFVLTEQRPRMQSRPQVIGLKKGDALIFAVNQRPVKGVRGYYRVTLRHGVSRLHSGKRHTLGIIFHDAL, encoded by the coding sequence ATGAGCGAGCGCTCTCTCGATGGGCTGGACTGGGAAGCGCTGGAACAGCAACTCGATCAGGATGGCTGCGCGATCATCAGGTCGCTTTTAAGCCACGAGACGTGCGATGAAATCAGCGCTCTGTATGCCCGCCCCGAACCGTTTCGCTCGCAAGTGGTCATGGCTCGTCACGGCTTTGGCCGTGGCGAGTACAAATACTTCAAATACCCGTTGCCAGATGTCGTCACCCGTTTGCGCAGTACGCTCTATCCTCGATTGGTGCCGATAGCCAATCGCTGGTACGAGCGCATGGACCTGCCGACCCGTTTCCCTGAAACGCACGAAGCGTTCCTCGAACGCTGCCATGCCGCCGGTCAGGAACGCCCGACGCCGTTGTTGCTGCAATATGGACCGCAGGACTACAACTGCTTGCATCAAGACCTGTACGGCGAACACGTCTTCCCGCTGCAAGTGGCGATTCTGCTGTCAGAGCCGGACGACGACTTCACCGGCGGCGAGTTCGTGCTGACGGAACAGCGCCCACGGATGCAGTCGCGCCCCCAGGTCATTGGCCTGAAGAAAGGTGACGCGCTGATCTTTGCCGTCAACCAACGGCCGGTCAAAGGCGTTCGTGGCTATTACCGAGTCACCCTGCGCCACGGAGTGAGTCGCCTGCACAGCGGAAAACGGCATACCCTTGGAATCATCTTTCACGATGCGTTATGA
- the ahpF gene encoding alkyl hydroperoxide reductase subunit F, giving the protein MLDANLKAQLKSYLERVTQPIEIIASLDDGAKSQEMLALLKDVTSLSNQITLLDNGDDARKPSFSINRPGADISLRFAGIPMGHEFTSLVLALLQVGGHPSKASVEVIEQIRSLKGDFNFETYFSLSCQNCPDVVQALNLMAVLNPNIRHVAIDGALFQAEVDDRQIMAVPSVYLNGVNFGQGRMGLEEILAKIDTSGIERQAEKISAKEAFDVLVVGGGPAGASAAIYAARKGIRTGVAAERFGGQVLDTMAIENFISVQETEGPKLAVALEEHVKQYDVDIMNLQRADKLVPGKNGELHEVHFASGATLKAKTVILATGARWREMNVPGEQQYRNKGVAYCPHCDGPLFKGKRVAVIGGGNSGVEAAIDLAGIVSHVTLLEFDVQLRADAVLQRKMHSLPNVTVITSAQTTEVLGDDQKVNGLRYKDRQSDELRSVELEGIFVQIGLLPNTDWLKGTIELSPRGEIIVDARGETSMPGVFAAGDVTTVPYKQIVIAVGEGAKASLSAFDHLIRTSAPA; this is encoded by the coding sequence ATGTTGGACGCCAATCTTAAAGCCCAGTTGAAATCGTACCTGGAACGGGTCACCCAGCCGATCGAGATCATCGCCTCCCTCGACGACGGTGCGAAATCCCAGGAAATGCTCGCATTACTCAAAGACGTTACCAGTCTTTCCAACCAGATTACGTTGCTCGACAACGGGGATGATGCACGTAAACCATCGTTCTCGATCAACCGCCCGGGTGCCGATATCAGCCTGCGTTTCGCCGGCATCCCGATGGGCCACGAATTCACATCCCTGGTGCTGGCCTTGCTGCAAGTCGGCGGTCACCCTTCGAAGGCCAGCGTTGAAGTGATCGAACAGATCCGTTCGCTCAAAGGCGATTTCAACTTCGAGACTTACTTCTCGCTGTCCTGCCAGAACTGCCCGGACGTGGTCCAGGCACTGAACCTGATGGCCGTGCTTAACCCGAACATCCGCCACGTCGCCATTGACGGCGCTCTGTTCCAGGCCGAAGTCGATGACCGTCAGATCATGGCCGTGCCAAGCGTTTACCTGAACGGCGTGAACTTTGGCCAGGGCCGTATGGGCCTGGAAGAAATCCTCGCCAAGATCGACACCAGCGGTATCGAGCGTCAAGCCGAGAAGATCAGCGCCAAAGAAGCCTTCGACGTACTGGTCGTCGGTGGTGGCCCGGCCGGTGCTTCGGCCGCGATCTACGCTGCCCGTAAAGGCATTCGTACCGGTGTGGCAGCTGAACGTTTTGGTGGGCAGGTGCTCGACACCATGGCTATCGAGAACTTCATCTCCGTGCAGGAAACCGAAGGGCCGAAACTGGCTGTGGCGCTGGAAGAGCACGTCAAACAATACGACGTCGACATCATGAACCTGCAACGCGCCGACAAGTTGGTGCCGGGCAAGAACGGCGAGTTGCACGAAGTCCACTTCGCCAGCGGCGCGACCTTGAAAGCCAAGACTGTGATTTTGGCGACCGGTGCGCGGTGGCGTGAAATGAACGTCCCGGGTGAGCAGCAATACCGCAACAAAGGCGTGGCGTACTGCCCGCACTGCGACGGTCCGCTGTTCAAAGGCAAGCGTGTGGCGGTGATTGGCGGCGGTAACTCCGGCGTCGAAGCGGCCATCGACCTGGCGGGTATCGTGTCCCACGTAACACTGCTGGAGTTCGATGTGCAGCTGCGCGCCGATGCGGTCTTGCAGCGCAAGATGCACAGCCTGCCGAACGTCACCGTGATCACCAGTGCGCAAACCACTGAAGTGTTGGGCGACGATCAGAAGGTCAATGGCCTGCGCTACAAGGATCGTCAGTCGGACGAGTTGCGTAGCGTCGAGCTGGAAGGAATTTTCGTGCAGATCGGCTTACTGCCCAACACCGACTGGCTCAAAGGCACCATCGAGTTGTCGCCTCGCGGTGAGATCATCGTCGATGCCCGCGGTGAGACATCGATGCCGGGCGTGTTCGCTGCCGGTGACGTGACCACCGTGCCGTACAAGCAGATCGTGATTGCGGTGGGCGAGGGCGCCAAGGCTTCCCTGAGCGCATTCGATCACTTGATCCGCACCTCGGCTCCGGCATAA
- a CDS encoding DUF1883 domain-containing protein encodes MKFIHQREHLNEDDIVVIQCSQTCNIRLMNDANFRSFKNGGRHTYHGGAFDTFPARITAPSTGFWNITIDTVNRRPISVTRNPTLTHTIKIIRRSSTKLS; translated from the coding sequence ATGAAATTTATCCACCAGCGCGAGCACCTCAACGAAGACGACATCGTCGTCATTCAATGCTCCCAAACATGCAATATCCGCTTGATGAACGACGCCAATTTCCGCAGCTTCAAGAATGGCGGCCGCCACACTTACCATGGTGGAGCCTTCGACACTTTCCCAGCCCGGATTACTGCACCGAGCACCGGTTTCTGGAATATCACCATCGACACGGTCAACCGCCGGCCGATCAGCGTGACTCGCAATCCGACCCTGACTCACACCATCAAGATCATCCGCCGCTCCAGCACGAAACTGAGCTGA
- a CDS encoding DUF4946 domain-containing protein — translation MIRFCKSMVVLICVLSGVNSALADEPIMTWPNGWEVEAVPQDDANTHVSRQRAVKNDQYGTPVMVMELTMTQVESGHQVNLQGVLLEMRKSVQKDFFQGGYQSVCNKIHPTTLSRLSALETTCTITQNGRHMLSQTLVAAVDGDKAYVLSYAGQAEVYKASQDEIEAARNSLKL, via the coding sequence ATGATTCGTTTCTGTAAATCGATGGTCGTCCTGATCTGCGTGCTTTCAGGTGTTAACAGCGCTCTTGCAGATGAGCCAATCATGACCTGGCCCAACGGCTGGGAGGTCGAAGCTGTCCCGCAAGATGACGCCAATACCCACGTTTCCCGCCAGCGCGCGGTGAAGAACGATCAGTACGGCACGCCGGTAATGGTGATGGAGTTGACCATGACTCAGGTGGAAAGCGGTCATCAGGTGAATTTGCAAGGCGTGTTGCTGGAGATGCGCAAGTCGGTGCAGAAGGACTTCTTTCAAGGCGGTTATCAAAGTGTCTGCAACAAGATTCACCCGACGACGTTGAGCCGCTTATCAGCGCTGGAAACTACCTGCACGATCACGCAGAACGGAAGGCATATGCTCTCTCAAACATTGGTTGCCGCCGTGGATGGCGATAAGGCCTATGTTCTTTCCTACGCGGGGCAGGCAGAGGTTTATAAGGCAAGTCAGGATGAAATAGAGGCAGCCCGTAACAGCTTGAAACTTTAG
- a CDS encoding DNA-binding protein: protein MARGGVNKAVVQAARLAILARGENPSIDAVRIEMGNTGSKTTIHRYLKELDGGSERVETPSEPIDDELAGLVSRLAQRLKEQAQESIDQAREQFDQQKKQLDTHLHEAQQANTQLQQQYEIQSLALTQESEALLETRAMLQTEQTRNAGLNQALADFELRLQDKDEQIRSLEEKHLHARDALEHYRNAVKEQREQEQRRHEGQVQQIQMELRQAQQSALVRQDEITQLHRDNERLLTENRGTLRELSLLQDQLKQTNARQDQLLEQVNRIDSERTLLQERLRAALLESHSLKQSVDEQSQINKALEIELLKTQASLDESVRLAAVIATAPDASEPQKDD from the coding sequence ATGGCTCGTGGCGGTGTAAACAAAGCAGTGGTCCAGGCAGCACGCTTGGCAATTTTGGCTCGCGGCGAAAACCCAAGCATTGATGCGGTACGGATCGAAATGGGCAACACGGGCTCGAAAACCACTATCCACCGCTATTTGAAGGAGTTGGATGGCGGCAGCGAGCGCGTCGAAACGCCTTCTGAGCCCATTGATGATGAGCTGGCAGGCTTGGTCTCACGCTTGGCGCAACGCCTCAAGGAACAGGCGCAAGAATCCATCGATCAGGCCCGCGAGCAGTTCGATCAGCAAAAAAAACAGTTGGATACGCACCTGCATGAAGCCCAGCAGGCCAATACGCAATTGCAGCAGCAATACGAGATTCAAAGCCTGGCCCTGACTCAAGAGTCCGAGGCCCTGCTAGAAACCCGCGCCATGCTGCAGACCGAGCAAACCCGCAACGCCGGACTTAACCAGGCATTGGCCGATTTCGAATTACGCCTGCAAGACAAGGACGAGCAGATTCGCTCCCTAGAAGAGAAACACCTGCATGCTCGCGACGCACTGGAACATTATCGCAACGCTGTCAAAGAACAGCGTGAGCAGGAACAACGTCGCCACGAAGGCCAGGTGCAGCAGATTCAGATGGAGTTGCGTCAGGCGCAGCAAAGCGCATTGGTACGCCAGGATGAGATCACGCAACTGCATCGCGACAACGAGCGTTTGTTGACGGAGAACCGTGGCACCCTGAGAGAGTTAAGCCTGCTACAGGATCAACTCAAGCAAACCAACGCTCGACAGGATCAGTTGCTGGAACAGGTCAACCGTATCGACAGCGAACGCACCCTCCTCCAGGAACGCTTGCGTGCTGCCCTGCTGGAAAGTCATTCGCTGAAGCAGAGCGTCGACGAGCAGTCGCAGATAAATAAAGCGCTGGAAATTGAGTTGCTCAAGACTCAAGCGAGTCTGGATGAGAGCGTGCGCCTGGCGGCCGTCATTGCGACAGCGCCAGACGCATCAGAGCCCCAAAAGGACGATTAA
- the galU gene encoding UTP--glucose-1-phosphate uridylyltransferase GalU gives MIKKCLFPAAGYGTRFLPATKAMPKEMLPVVNKPLIQYGVEEALDAGLTEISIVTGRGKRALEDHFDISYELENQIKGTDKEKYLVGIRKLLDECSFSYTRQTEMKGLGHAILTGRPLIGDEPFAVVLADDLCVNLEGDGVLTQMVKLYEQYRCTIVAIQEVDPQETNKYGVISGELIADDLYRVRNMVEKPAPEDAPSNLAIIGRYILTPDIFELIKQTEPGKGGEIQITDALMKQAKNGCVIAYKFKGQRFDCGGAEGYIEATNFCFENFYKTGKAY, from the coding sequence ATGATCAAGAAATGCTTGTTCCCAGCAGCCGGTTACGGTACTCGCTTCCTGCCAGCGACTAAAGCCATGCCCAAAGAAATGCTGCCGGTGGTAAACAAGCCACTGATCCAGTACGGCGTCGAAGAAGCACTTGACGCTGGGTTGACCGAAATTTCCATCGTTACCGGTCGCGGCAAACGCGCTCTGGAAGACCACTTCGACATCAGCTACGAGCTGGAAAACCAGATCAAAGGTACCGACAAGGAAAAATACCTGGTCGGCATCCGCAAACTGTTGGACGAGTGCTCGTTCTCCTACACTCGCCAGACCGAAATGAAAGGCCTGGGCCACGCCATTCTGACTGGCCGCCCGTTGATCGGCGACGAACCGTTCGCGGTAGTGCTGGCGGACGACTTGTGCGTCAACCTCGAAGGCGACGGCGTCCTGACCCAGATGGTCAAGCTGTACGAGCAGTATCGATGCACCATCGTTGCGATCCAGGAAGTGGATCCGCAGGAAACCAACAAGTACGGCGTGATCTCCGGCGAGCTGATCGCTGATGATTTGTACCGCGTTCGCAACATGGTCGAAAAACCAGCCCCGGAAGACGCACCGTCGAACCTGGCGATCATCGGTCGTTACATCCTGACGCCGGATATTTTCGAGCTGATCAAACAAACCGAGCCAGGCAAAGGTGGCGAGATTCAAATCACCGACGCCCTGATGAAGCAGGCGAAAAACGGTTGCGTGATTGCCTACAAGTTCAAGGGCCAGCGTTTTGACTGCGGTGGCGCTGAAGGCTACATCGAGGCCACCAACTTCTGCTTCGAGAACTTCTACAAGACTGGCAAGGCTTACTGA
- a CDS encoding site-specific integrase, producing MTELDRYLQAATRDNTRRSYRAAVEHFEVSWGGFLPATSDSVARYLVAYAGVLSINTLKLRLSALAQWHNSQGFPDPTKAPVVRKVFKGIRALHPAQEKQAEPLQLQHLEQVVAWLQLEAQTAKSKHDQPALLRARRDTALILLGFWRGFRSDELCRLQIEHVKAAADSGITLYLPRTKSDHENLGKTYQTPALQRLCPVQAYIDWITEAALVRGPVFRGIDRWGHLSEEGLHANSVIPLLRQALERAGIPAEHYTSHSLRRGFATWAHQSGWDLKSLMSYVGWKDMKSAMRYVEASPFLGMTPLAEKTIGAAK from the coding sequence ATGACTGAGCTGGATCGTTACCTGCAAGCCGCCACCCGCGACAACACCCGTCGCAGCTACCGGGCGGCTGTCGAGCATTTCGAAGTCAGTTGGGGCGGCTTCCTGCCGGCGACCAGCGACAGCGTGGCGCGCTACCTCGTCGCTTATGCGGGTGTGCTGTCGATCAATACCTTGAAGTTGCGTTTGTCAGCGCTGGCGCAATGGCACAACAGTCAGGGTTTTCCTGATCCCACCAAGGCGCCGGTGGTGCGCAAGGTCTTCAAGGGCATTCGCGCGCTACACCCGGCTCAAGAAAAACAGGCCGAGCCGTTACAGCTTCAGCATCTGGAGCAAGTGGTTGCCTGGTTGCAGCTAGAAGCGCAAACCGCGAAATCTAAACACGATCAACCGGCTCTGTTGCGGGCCAGGCGCGACACGGCGCTGATTCTGTTGGGTTTCTGGCGCGGTTTTCGTAGCGACGAGTTGTGCCGGCTACAGATTGAGCACGTTAAAGCGGCTGCCGACTCAGGCATCACGCTCTATTTGCCGCGAACCAAGAGTGACCACGAAAACCTCGGCAAGACTTACCAGACGCCCGCGTTGCAGCGCCTGTGCCCGGTGCAGGCGTACATCGATTGGATCACCGAAGCCGCGTTGGTTCGCGGGCCGGTATTCCGAGGCATCGACCGGTGGGGCCACCTGAGCGAGGAGGGGCTGCACGCCAACAGCGTGATCCCGTTACTACGCCAGGCGCTGGAGCGCGCCGGGATCCCGGCCGAGCACTACACCAGTCACTCCTTGCGGCGCGGCTTTGCCACCTGGGCCCATCAGAGCGGGTGGGACTTGAAGTCGTTGATGAGTTACGTGGGCTGGAAGGATATGAAGTCCGCCATGCGCTATGTTGAAGCCAGCCCGTTTCTCGGGATGACACCGCTCGCGGAAAAAACCATTGGCGCTGCTAAGTAA
- a CDS encoding methylated-DNA--[protein]-cysteine S-methyltransferase, whose amino-acid sequence MSTSSIRFISGTSSLGVLLLAFSAEGLCALLLGDDLATLEGDLAQRFPGKQTPQRDEGLMPALEQTLRYLEDPRSALDLPLDLTGSVFQRRVWNALRQIPLGETASYQDIARQLGQPTAFRAVANACGANPLAVIVPCHRVLRQDGSLGGYRWGLERKRQLLDREAQR is encoded by the coding sequence ATGTCTACTTCCTCGATTCGCTTCATCAGCGGCACTTCCAGCCTTGGCGTCTTGCTACTCGCGTTCAGCGCCGAGGGATTGTGTGCGTTGCTGCTCGGCGATGACCTGGCCACGCTGGAAGGCGATCTTGCGCAGCGTTTCCCCGGAAAACAAACACCGCAGCGCGATGAGGGCTTGATGCCTGCGCTGGAGCAAACCCTGCGCTACCTCGAAGACCCGCGCTCCGCCCTGGATTTGCCGCTGGATCTGACAGGCAGCGTGTTTCAACGGCGAGTCTGGAATGCCCTGCGGCAAATACCGCTGGGTGAAACCGCCAGCTACCAGGACATCGCGCGACAACTGGGGCAACCCACGGCTTTTCGGGCGGTGGCCAATGCCTGCGGAGCGAACCCGTTGGCGGTTATCGTGCCGTGTCATCGAGTGCTGCGTCAGGATGGCAGCCTCGGCGGCTACCGTTGGGGGCTGGAGCGTAAACGGCAACTGCTGGATCGTGAGGCGCAACGATGA